From a single Candidatus Rokuibacteriota bacterium genomic region:
- a CDS encoding (2Fe-2S)-binding protein — MTINGVAYSHEVEPRLLLVHYIRDVVGLTGTHIGCDTSQCGACTIILNGMAVTCCTLFAVQADGAEILTIEGLAKDGQLHPIQEGFWEKHGLQCGYCTPGMILAAYQLLQRMPNPTESEIRHNLEGNLCRCTGYHNIVKAIQYAAQKMAGK; from the coding sequence ATGACGATCAATGGGGTCGCTTACTCCCACGAGGTAGAGCCACGGCTCCTCCTGGTTCACTACATCCGGGACGTGGTTGGCCTGACCGGGACCCACATCGGCTGTGACACGAGCCAGTGCGGCGCCTGCACGATCATCCTGAACGGCATGGCCGTGACGTGCTGCACCCTCTTTGCGGTTCAGGCCGACGGCGCCGAGATCCTCACCATCGAGGGGTTGGCCAAGGACGGGCAGCTCCACCCGATCCAGGAGGGGTTCTGGGAGAAGCACGGGCTCCAGTGCGGCTACTGCACGCCGGGCATGATCCTGGCCGCCTACCAGCTCCTCCAGCGCATGCCGAACCCGACCGAGAGCGAGATCCGCCACAACCTGGAGGGGAACCTCTGCCGGTGTACCGGCTACCACAACATCGTGAAGGCGATCCAGTACGCGGCGCAGAAGATGGCCGGCAAATAA
- a CDS encoding molybdopterin-dependent oxidoreductase gives MTTATRLFGSSIKRREDPRFITGKGAFVDDVKLPGMTYAAFVRSTHGHARIKGINTSKAKAAPGVVAVFTGQDVKANPLPCGWLLPGIKVPPRPVLAQGKVRYAGEPVAIVIGESAYAAKDGAERVEVQYEPLPAITNCQKAHAKGAPQLFDDVPENQCFDWSIGDKAKTDQAFQGAATVVKQRLVNQRLIPNAIEPRACVASYSPATADLTLWVTSQNPHVHRLLMAAFVLGLPEHKVRVISPDVGGGFGSKIFLYNEEVAASWASKTLGRPVKWTAERRESFLNDAHGRDHITEAEMGFAKDGKILGLRVKTHANLGAYLSTFAPLIPSFLYGPLLSGVYVIPNIFCQVWGVLTNTAPVDAYRGAGRPEATYLLERLMDLGGKALNLDPADLRKTNFIPADKFPYQTPVAFVYDSGNYGPALDKALEMVGYRQLRAEQEKARKNGQYIGIGISTYIEACGPAPSAVAGSLGAQAGLWESATVRVHPTGTVTVYTGSHAHGQGHETTFAQLVADDLGIPFETVEIVHGDTGAIPFGMGTYGSRSAAVGGSAIFVSLQKIKEKGRRIAAHLLEAAESDVVYEGGKFFVRGSPDRSKAWGEVVLMAYLAHNLPQGMEPGLEATSFYDPANFTFPFGAHVAAVEVDPETGNVKILRYVAVDDVGKVINPMIVDGMVHGGIAQGVAQALWEWGAYDDNGQLLASTMMEYALPKADQLPMFETARTVTPTPVNPLGVKGAGETGTIASTPAIVNAVIDALAPHGVTHIDMPLTPARVWAAVQASKAKR, from the coding sequence ATGACGACAGCAACCAGGCTCTTTGGCTCCTCGATCAAGCGCCGGGAGGATCCCCGGTTTATCACCGGCAAGGGAGCGTTCGTGGACGACGTCAAGCTCCCGGGCATGACTTACGCCGCCTTCGTGAGGAGCACCCACGGCCACGCCCGGATCAAGGGCATCAACACGTCGAAAGCCAAGGCGGCGCCCGGGGTCGTCGCCGTCTTCACGGGGCAGGACGTGAAAGCCAATCCGCTTCCGTGCGGGTGGCTCCTGCCCGGGATCAAGGTCCCGCCGCGGCCCGTCCTGGCCCAGGGGAAGGTCCGCTACGCGGGCGAGCCCGTGGCCATCGTGATCGGCGAGAGCGCCTACGCCGCCAAGGATGGCGCCGAGCGGGTGGAGGTCCAGTACGAGCCGCTCCCGGCCATAACCAACTGCCAGAAGGCGCACGCGAAGGGAGCCCCGCAGCTCTTCGACGACGTCCCCGAGAACCAGTGCTTCGACTGGTCCATCGGAGACAAGGCGAAGACCGATCAGGCGTTCCAGGGCGCGGCCACCGTGGTGAAGCAGCGCCTGGTGAACCAGCGGCTGATCCCGAACGCCATCGAGCCGCGCGCCTGCGTGGCGAGCTACTCGCCCGCGACCGCGGATCTCACGCTCTGGGTTACCTCCCAGAACCCCCACGTCCACCGGCTCCTGATGGCGGCCTTCGTCCTCGGGCTGCCGGAGCACAAGGTGCGCGTGATCTCCCCCGACGTCGGCGGCGGCTTCGGCTCGAAGATCTTCCTGTACAACGAGGAGGTCGCAGCCTCCTGGGCATCGAAGACGCTGGGGCGCCCGGTCAAGTGGACCGCCGAGCGGCGCGAGAGCTTCTTGAACGATGCCCACGGCCGGGACCACATCACCGAAGCCGAGATGGGTTTCGCCAAGGATGGCAAGATCCTGGGGCTGCGGGTGAAGACCCACGCCAACCTCGGGGCCTATCTCTCGACATTCGCCCCCCTGATCCCCTCGTTCCTCTACGGCCCGCTGCTCTCCGGCGTGTACGTGATCCCGAACATCTTCTGCCAGGTGTGGGGCGTCTTAACCAACACGGCGCCCGTGGATGCCTACCGCGGCGCTGGCAGGCCGGAGGCGACGTACCTGCTCGAGCGGCTGATGGACCTGGGCGGGAAAGCGCTCAACCTGGACCCGGCGGATCTTCGGAAGACAAACTTCATCCCTGCCGACAAATTCCCTTACCAGACCCCGGTCGCCTTCGTCTACGACAGCGGCAACTACGGTCCGGCCCTGGATAAGGCGTTGGAGATGGTCGGCTACAGGCAGCTCAGGGCCGAGCAGGAGAAGGCGCGGAAGAACGGCCAGTACATCGGGATCGGCATCAGCACCTACATCGAGGCCTGCGGCCCCGCGCCCTCAGCGGTGGCCGGTTCGCTGGGCGCCCAGGCCGGGCTCTGGGAGAGCGCGACGGTCCGCGTCCACCCGACCGGCACGGTGACGGTCTACACGGGCTCCCACGCCCACGGCCAGGGACACGAGACCACGTTCGCCCAGCTCGTCGCCGATGACCTCGGGATCCCGTTTGAAACCGTGGAGATCGTCCACGGGGATACCGGGGCGATTCCGTTCGGCATGGGCACCTACGGAAGCCGGAGCGCCGCCGTCGGAGGGAGCGCCATCTTTGTGTCCCTCCAGAAGATCAAGGAGAAAGGGCGCAGGATCGCGGCCCACCTGCTGGAGGCGGCCGAGAGCGACGTGGTCTACGAGGGCGGCAAGTTCTTCGTCAGGGGCTCGCCGGACCGATCCAAAGCCTGGGGTGAGGTGGTGCTCATGGCCTACCTGGCCCACAACCTCCCGCAGGGGATGGAGCCGGGGCTCGAGGCGACGAGCTTCTACGACCCGGCCAACTTCACGTTCCCGTTCGGCGCCCACGTCGCCGCGGTGGAGGTGGACCCCGAGACCGGAAACGTCAAGATCCTTCGGTACGTGGCGGTGGACGACGTGGGGAAGGTCATCAATCCCATGATCGTCGACGGGATGGTGCACGGCGGGATCGCCCAGGGCGTCGCCCAGGCGCTCTGGGAGTGGGGAGCGTACGACGACAACGGCCAGCTCCTGGCCTCCACCATGATGGAGTACGCGCTGCCGAAGGCTGACCAGCTCCCCATGTTCGAGACCGCCCGCACCGTCACGCCGACGCCGGTGAACCCCCTCGGCGTCAAGGGTGCCGGGGAAACCGGCACCATCGCGTCCACGCCCGCCATCGTCAACGCGGTGATCGACGCGCT